In Solanum pennellii chromosome 7, SPENNV200, the following are encoded in one genomic region:
- the LOC107024336 gene encoding nudix hydrolase 20, chloroplastic-like produces MSCNYLYRSVSHRLPNFICYTPIAPTILSLKSPFCPSRRRRHLRSFSISAGNSFTWDDVFRVPESPQNDDSALSGFFDKIKLCNRDLEKQCEFMPFVIEDQIIGYVHHRFADFLKPFQNVFIFPQDNTYGSHFECYCTLHPNLSTPNDRTKAVANVVKSLGELIPGIRNELFPVASAFGEQIFFSLERAAAPYFGIKAYGVHMNGYLEKDGQEYLWLGKRSEQKATYPGMLDHLVAGGLPHDISCGENLIKECEEEAGIPRSISHTARPVGAVSYIDIEGYRMKRDVLFCYDLKLPDSFIPHNEDGEVESFQLVPVTKVANIIRNTSFFKANCNLVITDFLFRHGHIRPEVFGYLKLLQSLRSGHCS; encoded by the exons atgaGTTGCAATTACTTGTATCGCTCCGTTTCTCACAGGCTccctaattttatttgttataccCCAATTGCCCCTACCATTTTGAGCCTTAAATCCCCATTTTGCCCTTCCCGGCGCCGGCGACACTTGCGTTCATTTTCCATTTCCGCCGGCAATAGCTTCACCTGGGACGACGTTTTCCGAGTACCGGAATCTCCTCAAAATGATGACTCTGCCCTCTCTGGTTTTTTCGATAAAATCAAGCTCTGTAATCGCGATTTG GAGAAGCAATGTGAGTTCATGCCTTTCGTGATTGAGGACCAAATAATTGGCTACGTTCACCATCg GTTTGCTGATTTTCTGAAGCCATTTCAGAATGTATTCATTTTCCCACAAGATAATACCTATGGTAGTCATTTTGAATGTTACTGCACTTTACATCCAAACCTGAGTACACCTAACGATCGAACCAAAGCTGTAGCCAATGTCGTTAAGTCTTTGGGCGAACTGATCCCCGGCATAAGAAATGAG TTGTTTCCGGTTGCTTCAGCTTTTGgggaacaaatatttttttcactggAACGAGCTGCTGCACCGTACTTTGGGATAAAG GCGTATGGAGTTCATATGAATGGCTATCTTGAGAAAGATGGGCAGGAATATCTATGGCTAGGAAAGAGAAGTGAACAAAAAGCCACCTATCCTGGAATGCTTGATCATTTAGTCGCTGGGGGATTG CCACATGATATTTCTTGTGGAGAAAATCTTATTAAGGAATGTGAAGAGGAGGCAGGGATACCAAGATCTATTTCCCATAC AGCTAGGCCAGTTGGAGCTGTGTCCTACATTGACATAGAAGGGTATAGGATGAAGAGAGATGTCCTCTTTTGTTATGATCTTAAGCTTCCTGACAGCTTCATTCCTCATAACGAGG ATGGGGAGGTAGAAAGCTTTCAATTGGTCCCAGTCACAAAAGTTGCAAATATCATCCGAAACACATCGTTCTTCAAAGCAAACTGCAATCTTGTCATTACTGATTTCCTTTTCCGGCATGG GCACATCAGACCAGAAGTGTTTGGGTACCTGAAGCTACTGCAGAGTTTGAGAAGTGGACATTGCTCCTAA